CAAAGGCAACATACTTATTATCCCAggaaactcagaaggctgaggcaggaggattacaagtttgaggtcagtctgggaAAGTTATCAAGATCCTGTCCAAAAACAGAGGTTATGgcaatagctcagtggtagtacatccctagattcaatcccgAGGACTTTGGGGGGAAAAGAGGGTCATCGTAAGCCAGGATTGGTGGCATGTACttgtacttgggaggctgagggaggaggatcaccttaagcccaggagttcaagactcATCTGGATactaggcacagtggtacacacctgtaatcttagcagctcaggagactgagacaggaggatacaagttcaaggccagcctcagcaacatagagaggccctaagcaacttaatgagactctgtctcaaatttaaagaaaacatttagaaagggctgtggatgcagctcagtggtgaggtgcccctgggttaagtcaccagttcaaaaaaaaaaaaattagacctgAAGTATATAGTGAGAtcgtcttaaaaagaaaaaaagtgagccATGATTCATCTAGCTATGGTTATTTACCCTTACTGTGCATAAAATTAGCAAGAAAGTGATCTGTTATAATAATAGATCACTGCCCTCTGTCAGTTAGCAACCTCCCAGGTGaggctgatgctgctggtctagGGATGATACTCTGAGAATCTCTGGTCATTCCAGTCCCCCTGAacaccagccttagcaacttagtgagaccctgtctcaaaataaaaagggctggggatgtagctcaattgtaaagcacccctgggtttaatccccagtactggggggggggaaggaaaactttttttttttttaaattcatggagTACCTGCTATATACTGATTGCCCACTAGGTACTGGGAATTGCCCTTCTGTAAGTGCCAGTTGAAAGGGCAAAATGGAGAGATATCAGCAAACAGAGGCTCACATGACTGTGGCACTTACCACTGTGGAGAGTGGTTTATGGGCCAGAGTTATGGTGCTTCATTCTTTAAGGTGAGGAGGAGGTGTTGGTTTCTTGTGAAGCAACGTTTAAGTGAACTTCAGAATGTGTCTAAGCCAACCAAGAGCACTCAAGCACACAACAGCTTGCACTTAGACTCTACTGGGGGTCAGGATGCTCCTCAATCGTGTGGATCAGTCTGGTGGACCACTGGATAAACATGGCACAGGCACCTGCAGCAGGATACAGGGTCCCATCCCCATTTAGGGAATCACTGCTGGTTCTACCTTTCTCACAGCTCCCTGGGCCTCCCCACCCAAGACCCACAGTTTTGGAAATAGGTGGTGAGAAAGAGCAGTGTCATGCTAAAGTAAGCTCAGAGTAGCTTACAAGAGGACTcatgcctcagcaacttactgaggccctaagtgactcagcaagaccctgtctctaaataaaatacaaaaagatctggggctcagtggtaaagctcttgcccaGCAGGTgcgaggcactggtttgatcctcagcaccacataaaataaataaaagtattgtgtgcaTCACAACTAAAATatactctaaaaaaaaagagCCGGGGATGTGCCTCAacggttaagcaaccctgggttcaattcccagtaccaaacaaaacaaaaacaaacaaaaacaaggaaactTACCACCCCCTAAATACTACTTCCTAATCATTCTACTGCACTGTATTTGCTTCTGAGGTTATTTATATGTTGTCTCTGTGTGACAGAAATGCTATACAAAGATATACTGTCCATTTCTTCCCAACTCTATTTGGTAATGCCAAATTGGTAGCTTAGGAAAATGTATACTTTGAAATTGGCAAATCAGGGCTTACTTTTAGAGAGTTGGCTTTAAACACCTACCAGCATACTTTTGGGTCACAGGGATAGCCTCTTACCTTTTTCAATGGTAAACATTTCATATTAGCACACCTTGGAGGCTAAGATTGAGTAAAAAGGACAATTCAAAGGGTAGATActgggctcagtgacagagcactttcctagcatgcatgaggccctgggttcaattctcagcactgcatttaaataaataaaacaaaggtccattgattaaaaaaaaaaaaaaaaaaaagatgctgggcATCCTTTCAATCCTCCGTAGAATCCCAGAGACCTTGTTTTTGTTGCTGGCCCCACCAGCCACAGAGTCTGTGGTTAAAGGGAGGAATGTGAAGGGACACATGATCCTTGACCAAGCTGGGCTGGAACTGAAACCGGGTAATTGTGGCTTGAACGCCAGAAACCCTTTTCCTTCTCCCAGCCCACTCTGGAGGCAGACAGTCCAAGCAGGGCACATCTCTACTCAGCTTAGGTAGACAGAGCCCAGGGCAAGGGTGACCACTGCTGTTTGTGAACTCTCCTGCAGCCTCCTTATGGTTTAAGAATTAGTGAAAGTGGTCCTGGGGCTGCcccatggtagagtgctctctAGTATGGAGGCCTGGGCTCAGTCCCTGCAccacaaaaattaatgaaagtaGAGGACCCCAGAACCATGCACATTCTTCAGATACGCAAGATGGGAATTTATGTTAAATAGGACCATGTGGCTTAACCAAAGAGGAAAGCCAGACTGGACACCAATGTCCATGAGTACAAGAGGAAGCTGTTTCCTTCTTTGAATGCCAATGCAGATTTGGAAGCGGTTTGAATGCCCTGAGGATTTACTAAAAAATACTCAGGGAGAAGCAAAAAGTGATATGTTTTAGAAAACATTCATGACCATTTGTTCcccaattttaattttctcttttcatacaaGTGATAACACCCCTGTGGCTAGGGATGTCCTCTGCAACATCACTGGGATCTCCAAGGTGTCCAGAGCCGTGTTAGATTCACAGTAGCACATAACACACTTCCTTCTCAGAATGGGTGACTGAGACGGAGGAAAGGCCTCAGCTGTCTGGCCCTGGGCCTGCCCAATCCAGCCACCTCTCCCACCCTGGGCCCCAAGTCCAGGGACTGGACTGCTTGGACAGAAGAGTCCTTCCCAGTCTGTCAATGCTCCCCTTAACCTTGTGACAGAACAGGCTCCTGGCCCTGGCTTTCTGAGCTTACACAGAGGCTACCAAGCTGTGCCCTGGAAAGTGCGCTGGCTCTGAGGACAGACtttgcctgggttcaaattctaccTCTATCACTCATCAGCTGAGTGACCTTGGACAACTTATTTACCTCCATAAGCCTCAAGTTTTCTCCTCAGTCAAATCGGGATAATAACTGCATCTATATTTCACAAAATTACcctaagaattaaataaaaggttAATGAGGTCACATAtataaagtccttttttttttttttgtaccagggattgaaaaaagaggtgcttaaccatggagccatgtccccagccctttttaatattttttattttttaattattttggggggggaggtaccaaggattgaactcaaaggtacttgacaactgagccacattctcagccctattttgtattttatgtagaaacagagcctcactgagtgcttagtgccttgctgttactgaggctggctttgaactcaggatcctcctgtctcagcctcctgagctgctgaggttataggtgtatgccaccatgcccagctatgtAAAGTACTTAGTGTAGTGCCTAGCACACTGAGTGTTCCTCATTAGCTATAGTTGCCAGTACTAGGCTACAGAACAGTTCACACCACCCCTCAGAGGTATATGTCAAAAATTTGGCTGCTCAAAGCTGAGAAGTCTTCTTCCTCTGGAAGGCAGGTGATGAGTAAATGTGTCCTGGTTGCAACTGCAAATGAAGAAACCACTCAAGCAGTAGAAACCAGGGTCCAAGCAGGGCACATCTCTACTCAGCTTAAGTAGACAGACTGGATCTGTCACcactaaagagcagaggttaaattgTGCccccccaccaacacacacaaaagacttttctttttcttttttctcaggattttagggattaaatccagggcctcatatataccagccagacaagtgctccaccactgagtccaaaaagatcaataaaaggaatttattattattattattattattttaaatatttattttttagttttaggtgggcacaatatctttattttgcttttatgtggtgctgagaatcaaacccagtgccgcatgcatgctaggtgagcacactaccacgtgagccacaaccccagccctggaacttttattattttaaaaaatatttttagttgtagatggacacaatacctttatttatttattttatgtggtgctgagaatgaaattcAGTGTCTCACAcgtactaagcaagtgctccaccactgatctATAACCCCAGGTCtgaaagtaacttttaaaaaccatGCTATTAGCTGCATACAGTGGTAcaatctataatcccagcaactccggaggctgaggtgggaggatcataagtctgaggctagcctgggaaacattttttaaaattttttaattaattttattttattttttactcaactagagaacaacttttcatttctctggttgtacatgacatagaaagaatcacaccatttgtgcaatcgtACCcttacatagggtaataatgtctgtctcattctaccatccccCCCTCCTCTgttcaatccaaagttcctccattcttcccttgccacCCCCCATTTTTGATCAGCatacacttatcagagaaaacatttggcccttgttttggggggattgattTACTTTGCTTCGCATTATATTCTCTGtctatttacctgtaaatgccataatttcattctttaaggctgagtaatattccgttgtgtatatataccacagtttctttatccactcattttttttgttttgttgttgttgttgttttgactaTAGAAATTAAATCAGATCCTGCAGGCAAGGTGGGAGGTGACATTTCTTTTCAGAGTTGTCTTCAAAAGTaggaatggaaaacaaaacaaaacaaaaagacaacctGCACTCAGTTGCAAAAGGAAGCTGGGGTCTTGGCCTGACAGCTGTTAAGGTCTTTATGAGAGGGCAGCCATTCAAGTGCCTTTTCCAGAATAGACCACGGAAGACAAGTCCAGTTCAGTTTTTAAGGCTTTAGTCAGCTCTGTGGCCAGCAGCTCGTGGAGGGACACACCATCGTGGGAGTACACCCAGCTTTTCCCAGTCCAGTCGTAGCGCTTGGGTCCACTGGAGGGAGATGATAACCAGATTTGCTTGTTTGGGGTCTGCTTGTTGATTACATAGGTTCCTAGATCTCCACCCAGTTTAACTGTTAGGACACCACTCCCAAAGGAGACGTCATAGTCCTTCAGTGTACAGGGCTTGTCTGCAAGGTCTTCAAAAAACTCTGGCAAGGCGTCCAGTGTTTCCTCTGCTAGTCTTTCATAGGCGGTTTCGTCTAGAGAGCCCAGGTTGCCGGAAGTTCCTGAGTTCCTCAAAGGCATCAAATAGACACTCTGCTTTTTGACATTCAGAATCTGGTTGAGGTAGTGGAGGTTCAAACTGGCTCAGCCGGGCGCACAGGCCGCCACAGTCCACAGTGGCGGCTGCAAAACCAGGCGAGCTCCTCCAGGCAGGGGGCCGGAGGACACCGACCAGAGCAGGAGGCCAGCGGCCGCGCGGCGCCCAAACGTCCACATTTTATCCactcatttactgaagggcatctagattgttATCATTGTTTAGCTATTGtaattgagctgctaaaaacattgacagcctgggaaactttgcaagacccttctcaaaataaaaaataaaaggggctggggatgtagctcagtggtagagcttccctgggttcaattcctagtaccacaataaataaaaaatgatataagatataaataaataaacaccccaaa
This region of Ictidomys tridecemlineatus isolate mIctTri1 chromosome 11, mIctTri1.hap1, whole genome shotgun sequence genomic DNA includes:
- the LOC120890581 gene encoding frataxin, mitochondrial; protein product: ASLNLHYLNQILNVKKQSVYLMPLRNSGTSGNLGSLDETAYERLAEETLDALPEFFEDLADKPCTLKDYDVSFGSGVLTVKLGGDLGTYVINKQTPNKQIWLSSPSSGPKRYDWTGKSWVYSHDGVSLHELLATELTKALKTELDLSSVVYSGKGT